A single window of Nasonia vitripennis strain AsymCx chromosome 4, Nvit_psr_1.1, whole genome shotgun sequence DNA harbors:
- the LOC100116436 gene encoding probable uridine nucleosidase 2, translated as MIGEICIYFHVLLIIYCFHRQSASGEKIIIDTDAGGDDAVAILMMLRFEAFKPKNSTFEIIGITCTYGNTKLENVEVNVLKILTIAGRDDIPVYSGVHSGIIEKFSSDDVYGKDGFGDAEFYQEIKATIDRTKHAAVAIVEMVKSNSGNVSIIALGPLTNLAIALTLDKNLMSHVNHLYIMGGSVAGVGNIRPNVEFNFAADPISNFVAFNATREDQITLISWETAIDTDLTKDWRREVFAKYDSPYIKFLNKVERVSLRKSRRPQWIIADAMAAACLIEPNLITTHVVKNVDPVTFGEARGSVLIDYAERTGKLRNTKIAQKMDKKLFKNMLIRYLTCEELSC; from the exons ATGATTGGGGAAATTTGTATATACTTTCATgttttacttattatttattgttttcatCGGCAATCTGCTAg tggtgaaaaaataataatagacaCGGATGCCGGAGGCGACGACGCCGTTGCCATCCTGATGATGTTGAGATTCGAAGCTTTCAAACCAAAGAATTCAACCTTTGAAATTATTGGTATCACCTGCACGTATGGTAATACAAAGTTAGAAAACGTAGAAGTCAatgtattgaaaatattaactATTGCTGGTAGAGACGAC ATACCAGTTTACAGTGGTGTACATAGCGGTATCatcgaaaaattttcaagtgaTGACGTTTATGGCAAAGATGGATTCGGCGATGCTGAATTTTACCAAGAAATAAAGGCTACTATTGACAGAACCAAACATGCAGCTGTCGCTATCGTCGAAATGGTTAAATCGAACTCAG GCAACGTAAGCATAATCGCACTCGGGCCATTGACAAATCTTGCAATAGCCCTGACTTTGGACAAAAATTTGATGAGTCATGTCAATCACTTGTATATCATGGGTGGAAGTGTCGCAGGCGTTGGAAATATTAGACCTAACGTTGAATTCAATTTTGCTGCCGATCCGATCAGCAATTTTGTAGCTTTTAATGCGACTAGAGAAGATCAAATTACACTTATTTCGTGGGAAACTGCAATAGATACTGATTTAACAAAG GACTGGCGAAGAGAAGTTTTTGCAAAATACGATTCGCCGTACATCAAATTCTTAAACAAAGTCGAGCGTGTGAGCCTAAGAAAATCAAGGAGACCCCAATGGATCATAGCGGACGCGATGGCCGCGGCTTGTTTGATCGAACCGAATCTAATAACAACACATGTGGTGAAAAACGTCGATCCTGTGACATTTGGCGAAGCCAGAGGATCAGTGCTGATAGACTATGCCGAACGTACGGGAAAGTTGCGAAATACTAAAATTGCGCAAAAGATGGATAAAAagcttttcaaaaatatgcTGATTCGATATCTGACATGCGAAGAACTATCCTGTTGA